From Leishmania donovani BPK282A1 complete genome, chromosome 34, the proteins below share one genomic window:
- a CDS encoding amastin-like surface protein, putative, which translates to MSDTVCVHVQRQQISPCQALAHLRSRLAPRQFSGAVSAPPSSTHPMASLSCLCRSFCSHVEKTCSSVTVLLYVILQFIAFLLVLVATPIDMFRLKKLYQYPHPNPCYTLWGAKFDCSSSTYSVKLSMMWSPCPSRRNLFRLAQVFAVISIFLYGAAFILGLIVLRCCPWLRWVCLVLNIAGMATLCIVWAAMVVTYYKDVPQRCMPLHFFVNYGAGFGLCLVAWCLDIINIGLLLLPLRVRDPGKIGKSVPSPRPGDEK; encoded by the coding sequence atgagcgacaccgtgtgcgtgcacgtgcaacGACAGCAGATATCGCCTTGCCAAGCCTTGGCTCACCTCCGCTCTCGCCTTGCTCCTCGTCAGTTTTCTGGCGCCGTCTCGGCTCCCCCCTCGTCTACGCACCCAATGGCCTCCCTCTCGTGTCTCTGTAGAAGTTTTTGTTCTCATGTTGAGAAAACATGCTCTAGTGTGACAGTTCTTCTCTACGTCATCCTGCAGTTCATCGCGTTCCTGTTGGTGCTGGTGGCTACTCCGATAGACATGTTCCGCCTCAAGAAGCTATATCAGTACCCCCATCCCAATCCCTGCTATACATTGTGGGGTGCGAAGTTTgattgcagcagcagcacgtacTCAGTTAAATTGAGCATGATGTGGTCGCCGTGCCCTAGCCGCCGAAACCTTTTCCGCCTTGCACAGGTATTCGCTGTCATCTCCATCTTCCTGTATGGCGCGGCGTTCATCTTGGGCCTCAttgtgctgcgctgctgtccTTGGCTCCGCTGGGTCTGTCTGGTACTCAACATTGCCGGCATGGCCACCTTGTGCATCGTCTGGGCGGCCATGGTGGTGACCTACTACAAGGATGTGCCTCAACGTTGCATGCCTCTGCATTTTTTCGTGAATTACGGTGCCGGCTTCGGACTCTGCTTGGTGGCCTGGTGCTTGGATATCATCAACATCGGCCTCTTGCTGCTCCCTCTCCGGGTTAGGGATCCTGGTAAGATCGGAAAGTCGGTGCCCTCTCCACGGCCCGGAGACGAGAAGTAA
- a CDS encoding amastin-like surface protein, putative: MSGLPFPSLRCLPAVPLDYKRTLILYVVLQFVAFILLLVGTPLDIFRSNPAGMSKTLICITLWGFKNDCSSLHSDLTLDDIFHYCPDRLRRFRALQIFVIVSIVVYGAAFIAGFTLLFCFAVLRLTCMALNIVGSVILCVAIVIVAATFSKDDGQNCRRLSSIGYRLGASFFLFVVAWILDIINMIILLLPYTDTESAVDKKAEPPTAQE, from the coding sequence ATGTCCGGGTTGCCGTTTCCATCGCTTCGGTGTCTTCCTGCTGTGCCACTGGATTATAAGAGGACTCTCATTCTCTACGTGGTCCTCCAGTTCGTGGCGTTCATTCTGTTACTGGTGGGAACGCCTCTGGACATTTTCCGCTCAAACCCTGCTGGGATGTCGAAGACGCTAATTTGTATCACCTTGTGGGGTTTCAAGAACGACTGCTCATCACTTCATTCCGACCTGACATTGGATGATATATTTCATTACTGCCCTGATAGACTAAGGCGTTTTCGTGCTCTGCAGATATTCGTGATTGTCTCCATCGTCGTGTACGGCGCTGCGTTTATCGCGGGCTTTACTTTGCTGTTCTGCTTCGCTGTCTTGCGCCTAACCTGCATGGCGCTCAACATCGTCGGCAGTGTAATTTTGTGCGTTGCGATAGTAATCGTGGCCGCCACGTTCAGCAAGGACGATGGCCAAAATTGCAGGCGACTTAGCAGTATAGGGTATAGACTCGGTGCGagctttttcctttttgtggTGGCCTGGATACTGGATATCATCAACATGATCATCCTCCTGCTCCCTTATACCGACACCGAGAGTGCTGTTGATAAAAAGGCAGAGCCACCGACAGCGCAGGAGTAG
- a CDS encoding amastin-like surface protein, putative produces MAPSVPLILYVVLQFVAFFFVLVGTPIDMFRSSNSSVFVGQCITLWGFKRDCFSLNYVRTVDVSFEKCPSRIARFRLAQGCAIISIFVYGAAFILGLILLFCCSLLRWVCLVLNVVGMVTSCVVWAAMAVTYNKTDDRACLPVKTLGRYGAAFVLFVLAWILDVINIFLHRVATPRLSTALPSDPPPAYRLLSPRPPCCVVLPPPHPCRCLCRLPRRRPSHSLALVRCRPWRPVYPSFSTWSSSSWRSSSCWWERRLTCSAAATAVFSLASA; encoded by the coding sequence ATGGCGCCCAGTGTACCCCTCATTCTCTACGTGGTCCTCCAGTTCGTGGCGTTCTTCTTCGTGCTGGTGGGAACGCCGATTGACATgttccgcagcagcaacagcagtgTTTTCGTTGGCCAGTGCATAACCCTATGGGGTTTTAAACGTGACTGCTTCTCTTTGAATTACGTTCGCACAGTCGATGTGTCTTTTGAAAAGTGCCCTTCACGCATCGCCCGATTCCGCCTTGCGCAGGGATGCGCCATCATCTCCATCTTCGTGTACGGCGCAGCGTTCATTCTTGGATTGATTTTGCTGTTCTGCTGCTCTTTGCTCCGGTGGGTCTGCCTGGTACTCAACGTGGTCGGCATGGTCACCTCGTGCGTTGTGTGGGCGGCCATGGCGGTGACATACAACAAGACTGACGACAGAGCGTGCCTGCCGGTAAAGACGCTGGGAAGATATGGTGCCGCCTTCGTTCTCTTTGTGCTGGCCTGGATACTGGATGTCATCAACATTTTCTTGCATCGCGTCGCCACACCTCGACTCTCCACCGCTCTCCCATCTGACCCCCCTCCTGCCtaccgcctcctctctcctcgtccgccgtgctgcgtcgtcttgcccccaccccacccctgccgctgcctctgccgcctgcctcggcgccgcccttcgcactctctcgctcttgtgCGTTGTCGCCCATGGCGCCCAGTGTACCCCTCATTCTCTACGTGGTCCTCCAGTTCGTGGCGTTCTTCTTCGTGCTGGTGGGAACGCCGATTGACATgttccgcagcagcaacagcagtgTTTTCGTTGGCCAGTGCATAA